Proteins from one Escherichia coli genomic window:
- the nudI gene encoding nucleoside triphosphatase NudI has protein sequence MRQRTIVCPLIQNDGAYLLCKMADDRGVFPGQWALSGGGVEPGERIEEALRREIREELGEQLLLTEITPWTFSDDIRTKTYANGRKEEIYMIYLIFDCVSANREVKINEEFQDYAWVKPEDLVHYDLNVATRKTLRLKGLL, from the coding sequence GTGCGACAACGGACTATTGTTTGCCCTTTGATTCAAAATGATGGTGCTTATTTGCTGTGTAAAATGGCCGACGATCGCGGCGTTTTCCCCGGTCAATGGGCGCTTTCGGGTGGTGGCGTGGAGCCTGGCGAACGAATTGAAGAGGCACTACGCCGCGAAATTCGCGAAGAACTGGGAGAACAGCTGCTTTTGACAGAAATCACGCCGTGGACCTTCAGCGATGATATTCGCACCAAGACGTATGCAAATGGTCGCAAGGAAGAAATTTATATGATTTACCTGATCTTTGACTGTGTATCAGCCAACCGAGAAGTGAAAATAAACGAAGAGTTTCAGGACTACGCGTGGGTAAAACCTGAAGATCTGGTGCATTATGATTTGAATGTCGCCACCCGAAAAACGTTACGTTTGAAAGGTCTTCTGTAA
- a CDS encoding ISNCY family transposase, which produces MTESTTSSPHDAVFKTFMFTPETARDFLEIHLPEPLRKLCNLQTLRLEPTSFIEKSLRAYYSDVLWSVETSDGDGYIYCVIEHQSSAEKNMAFRLMRYATAAMQRHLDKGYDRVPLVVPLLFYHGETSPYPYSLNWLDEFDDPQLARQLYTEAFPLVDITIVPDDEIMQHRRIALLELIQKHIRDRDLIGMVDRITTLLVRGFTNDSQLQTLFNYLLQCGDTSRFTRFIQEIAERSPLQKERLMTIAERLRQEGHQIGWQEGKIEGWQEGKLEGLQKGKVEGMHEQAIKIALRMLEQGFEREIVLATTQLTDADIPNCY; this is translated from the coding sequence ATGACCGAATCAACAACCTCCTCCCCGCATGATGCGGTGTTTAAAACCTTTATGTTCACACCCGAAACCGCACGGGATTTTCTCGAAATACATCTACCAGAGCCGCTGCGCAAGCTTTGCAACCTGCAAACCTTACGCCTGGAACCCACCAGTTTTATTGAAAAAAGTTTACGCGCTTACTACTCGGATGTTTTGTGGTCCGTGGAAACCAGCGACGGTGACGGCTATATCTACTGCGTGATTGAACATCAAAGTTCTGCGGAAAAGAATATGGCTTTTCGGCTAATGCGCTATGCCACCGCCGCCATGCAGCGTCACCTTGACAAAGGCTATGACAGAGTCCCGCTGGTGGTGCCGTTGCTGTTTTATCATGGCGAAACCTCGCCCTACCCATACTCACTTAACTGGCTGGATGAGTTTGACGATCCGCAACTTGCCCGGCAGTTGTACACCGAAGCTTTTCCGTTGGTGGATATCACCATCGTACCTGACGATGAGATCATGCAACATCGGCGTATAGCTCTGCTTGAACTGATTCAAAAGCATATTCGCGACCGCGATTTAATCGGTATGGTCGACAGGATCACCACGCTTTTGGTTAGAGGCTTCACTAATGACAGCCAGCTACAAACGCTGTTTAATTATCTGCTGCAATGCGGCGATACCTCCCGTTTCACCCGTTTTATTCAGGAGATTGCCGAACGTTCACCACTACAAAAGGAGAGATTAATGACTATTGCTGAACGGCTGCGGCAGGAAGGACACCAAATTGGCTGGCAGGAAGGTAAAATTGAAGGTTGGCAGGAGGGGAAATTGGAGGGTTTGCAGAAAGGCAAAGTAGAAGGTATGCATGAACAAGCCATTAAAATTGCCTTGCGCATGCTGGAACAGGGCTTTGAACGTGAGATTGTGCTGGCGACAACCCAACTCACTGATGCTGATATTCCGAACTGTTATTAA
- the yfaX gene encoding IclR family transcriptional regulator, with amino-acid sequence MLESSKVPALTRAIDILNLIARIGPCSAATIIDTLGIPKSTAYLLLNELRRQRFLSLDHQENFCLWTKLVELSGHALSKMDLRELARPRLTQLMDTTGLLCHLGIIDNGSAYYILKVESSATISVRSHEGKSLSLYRSGIGKCLLAWQPAAVQQSIIEGLVWEQVTPTTITHPQQLHEELARIRRQGWSYDNGEDYADVRCVAAPVFNANNELTAAISVVGTRLQINEEYRDYLAGKAIACARDISRLLGWKSPFDLQAS; translated from the coding sequence ATGTTGGAATCAAGCAAAGTTCCCGCCCTGACACGGGCTATTGATATTCTCAATTTGATTGCCCGCATTGGCCCCTGTAGTGCTGCGACGATCATTGACACATTGGGGATCCCTAAAAGCACGGCCTATTTGCTGCTTAATGAACTCAGGCGTCAGCGTTTTCTTAGCCTTGATCACCAGGAAAATTTTTGTTTGTGGACCAAGCTGGTGGAGCTTTCCGGTCATGCGTTAAGCAAGATGGATCTCCGGGAACTGGCTCGACCGCGTTTGACGCAACTGATGGATACCACCGGGCTGTTATGTCACCTGGGGATTATTGATAACGGCAGCGCTTATTACATTTTGAAAGTGGAGTCATCAGCCACTATCAGCGTGCGTTCCCATGAAGGAAAAAGCCTTTCGCTTTATCGCTCCGGAATAGGTAAATGCCTGCTAGCCTGGCAACCTGCAGCTGTACAGCAAAGTATTATCGAAGGGCTGGTCTGGGAGCAGGTGACACCCACAACGATTACTCATCCACAGCAACTTCACGAAGAACTGGCGCGTATTCGCCGTCAGGGCTGGAGCTATGACAACGGCGAAGATTACGCCGATGTCCGTTGTGTCGCTGCGCCGGTGTTTAACGCCAATAACGAGCTTACCGCTGCGATCTCGGTGGTCGGTACCCGCTTACAAATCAATGAAGAATACCGTGATTATCTGGCGGGCAAGGCCATTGCCTGCGCCAGGGATATTTCACGTCTGTTGGGATGGAAAAGTCCCTTTGACTTACAGGCCTCATAA
- the rhmD gene encoding L-rhamnonate dehydratase: MTLPKIKQVRAWFTGGATAEKGAGGGDYHDQGANHWIDDHIATPMSKYRDYEQSRQSFGINVLGTLIVEVEAENGQTGFAVSTAGEMGCFIVEKHLNRFIEGKCVSDIKLIHDQMLNATLYYSGSGGLVMNTISCVDLALWDLFGKVVGLPVYKLLGGAVRDEIQFYATGARPDLAKEMGFIGGKMPTHWGPHDGDAGIRKDAAMVADMREKCGEDFWLMLDCWMSQDVNYATKLAHACAPYNLKWIEECLPPQQYEGYRELKRNAPVGMMVTSGEHHGTLQSFRTLSETGIDIMQPDVGWCGGLTTLVEIAAIAKSRGQLVVPHGSSVYSHHAVITFTNTPFSEFLMTSPDCSTMRPQFDPILLNEPVPVNGRIHKSVLDKPGFGVELNRDCNLKRPYSH, encoded by the coding sequence ATGACCCTACCAAAAATCAAACAGGTTCGCGCCTGGTTTACTGGCGGTGCGACAGCAGAAAAAGGCGCTGGCGGCGGTGATTATCACGACCAGGGGGCGAATCACTGGATTGACGATCATATTGCCACCCCGATGAGTAAATACCGCGATTACGAGCAGTCACGCCAGTCATTTGGCATTAACGTTCTTGGCACGTTGATTGTTGAAGTCGAAGCAGAAAACGGCCAGACCGGATTCGCCGTTTCGACAGCCGGTGAAATGGGCTGTTTTATTGTCGAAAAACACCTTAACCGTTTCATTGAGGGTAAATGTGTCAGTGATATCAAACTGATCCACGATCAAATGCTCAATGCCACCCTGTATTACTCCGGCTCTGGTGGCCTGGTGATGAATACGATTTCCTGTGTCGATCTGGCTCTGTGGGATCTGTTCGGCAAAGTGGTCGGGCTTCCGGTTTATAAACTTTTAGGCGGCGCAGTTCGTGATGAGATTCAGTTCTACGCCACAGGTGCGCGTCCGGATCTGGCAAAAGAGATGGGCTTTATCGGTGGCAAAATGCCGACGCACTGGGGGCCACATGATGGCGATGCGGGGATCCGCAAAGATGCCGCTATGGTCGCGGATATGCGTGAAAAATGCGGTGAGGATTTCTGGTTAATGCTCGACTGCTGGATGAGTCAGGACGTGAACTATGCCACCAAACTGGCCCACGCTTGCGCGCCCTATAACCTGAAATGGATCGAAGAGTGCCTGCCGCCACAGCAGTATGAAGGTTATCGCGAACTGAAACGCAACGCGCCAGTCGGAATGATGGTCACCAGCGGTGAGCATCACGGCACACTGCAATCTTTCCGTACGCTTTCAGAAACCGGTATCGACATTATGCAGCCGGATGTTGGCTGGTGCGGTGGCTTAACCACGCTGGTGGAAATTGCCGCAATCGCCAAATCCAGAGGGCAACTGGTGGTGCCGCACGGTTCGTCTGTTTACTCTCACCATGCGGTGATCACCTTCACCAATACGCCATTCAGCGAATTCCTGATGACCAGCCCGGATTGTTCAACGATGCGTCCGCAATTTGATCCGATTCTGCTTAATGAGCCAGTGCCGGTGAATGGTCGTATTCATAAATCAGTGCTTGATAAACCCGGTTTCGGCGTCGAGCTCAATCGTGACTGCAATTTGAAACGCCCCTACAGCCACTAA
- the yfaY gene encoding nicotinamide mononucleotide deamidase-related protein YfaY, producing the protein MLTVEMLSTGDEVLHGQIVDTNAAWLADFFFHQGLPLSRRNTVGDNLDDLVTILRERSQHADVLIVNGGLGPTSDDLSALAAATAKGEGLVLHEAWLKEMERYFRERGRVMAPSNRKQAELPASAEFINNPVGTACGFAVQLNRCLMFFTPGVPSEFKVMVEHEILPRLRERFSLPQPPVCLRLTTFGRSESDLAQSLDSLQLPPGVTMGYRSSMPIIELKLTGPASEQQAMEKLWLDVKRVAGQSVIFEGTEGLPAQISRELQSRQFSLTLSEQFTGGLLALQLSRAGAPLLACEVVPSQEETLAQTAHWITERRANHFAGLALAVSGFENEHLNFALASPDGTFALRVRFSTTRYSLAIRQEVCAMMALNMLRRWLNGQDIASEHGWIEVVESMTLSV; encoded by the coding sequence ATGTTAACAGTGGAAATGTTATCCACCGGGGATGAAGTGTTACACGGGCAAATCGTTGACACTAACGCTGCCTGGCTGGCCGATTTTTTCTTTCATCAGGGGTTGCCATTATCTCGCCGTAATACGGTGGGGGATAACCTCGATGACTTAGTGACCATTCTTCGTGAACGTAGTCAGCACGCCGATGTGCTGATTGTGAACGGCGGGCTGGGGCCGACCAGTGATGATTTAAGCGCACTCGCCGCTGCGACTGCAAAAGGAGAAGGCCTGGTGCTGCATGAGGCCTGGCTCAAAGAGATGGAACGCTATTTCCGCGAACGTGGTCGCGTAATGGCGCCGAGCAACCGTAAACAGGCGGAGCTGCCAGCCAGTGCTGAATTTATCAATAACCCGGTAGGCACCGCCTGTGGTTTTGCCGTGCAGCTTAATCGTTGCCTGATGTTCTTTACCCCCGGCGTACCGTCAGAATTTAAGGTGATGGTCGAGCACGAAATCCTGCCGCGCCTGCGCGAGCGTTTTTCTTTACCGCAGCCGCCGGTTTGTCTGCGTTTGACTACCTTCGGTCGTTCGGAAAGCGATCTGGCGCAAAGCCTGGACTCCCTGCAATTGCCGCCGGGCGTAACGATGGGCTATCGCTCCTCGATGCCGATAATTGAACTTAAGCTGACCGGACCGGCAAGTGAGCAACAGGCGATGGAAAAACTGTGGCTGGACGTTAAACGTGTTGCCGGACAGAGCGTGATTTTCGAAGGCACCGAAGGACTGCCCGCGCAGATCAGTCGCGAATTGCAGAGCCGCCAGTTCAGCCTGACGTTGAGCGAGCAATTCACCGGTGGTTTATTGGCTTTGCAACTTTCTCGCGCAGGTGCTCCATTGCTGGCGTGTGAAGTAGTTCCTTCACAGGAAGAAACCCTGGCGCAAACTGCGCACTGGATTACAGAACGGCGTGCCAACCATTTTGCCGGGCTGGCACTGGCTGTTTCTGGTTTCGAGAACGAACATCTCAACTTTGCGCTAGCCTCGCCAGACGGCACTTTCGCTCTGCGTGTGCGTTTCAGCACTACGCGCTACAGCCTGGCTATCCGTCAGGAAGTGTGCGCAATGATGGCACTGAATATGCTGCGCCGTTGGTTAAACGGTCAGGACATCGCCAGTGAGCATGGCTGGATTGAGGTTGTTGAGTCCATGACTTTATCTGTCTGA
- the ais gene encoding lipopolysaccharide core heptose(II)-phosphate phosphatase Ais, translating into MLAFCRSSLKSKKYFIILLALAAIAGLGTHAAWSSNGLPRIDNKTLARLAQQHPVVVLFRHAERCDRSTNQCLSDKTGITVKGTQDARELGNAFSADIPDFDLYSSNTVRTIQSATWFSAGKKLTVDKRLLQCGNEIYSAIKDLQSKAPDKNIVIFTHNHCLTYIAKDKRDATFKPDYLDGLVMHVEKGKVYLDGEFVNH; encoded by the coding sequence GTGTTAGCTTTTTGCCGCTCTTCGTTGAAGTCAAAAAAATATTTCATCATTTTACTGGCGCTCGCTGCAATTGCCGGACTGGGTACTCATGCCGCCTGGAGTAGCAATGGTTTGCCACGTATCGACAATAAAACACTGGCCAGACTGGCACAGCAGCACCCGGTTGTCGTTTTGTTTCGCCATGCTGAACGTTGCGATCGTTCAACCAATCAATGCTTGTCAGATAAAACAGGTATTACGGTCAAAGGTACCCAGGATGCCCGTGAACTGGGCAACGCTTTTAGTGCTGATATCCCTGATTTCGATCTTTATTCCAGTAATACCGTCCGGACCATTCAGTCGGCGACCTGGTTTTCAGCGGGTAAAAAGCTGACGGTAGATAAACGACTTCTTCAGTGCGGTAATGAGATTTATAGTGCAATTAAGGACTTACAAAGCAAAGCACCTGATAAAAATATCGTTATTTTTACCCATAATCATTGCCTGACATATATTGCTAAAGATAAGCGTGATGCGACATTTAAACCTGATTATCTGGATGGTTTAGTCATGCATGTAGAAAAAGGCAAAGTTTATCTGGATGGGGAATTCGTTAACCACTAA
- the glpC gene encoding anaerobic glycerol-3-phosphate dehydrogenase subunit GlpC translates to MNDTSFENCIKCTVCTTACPVSRVNPSYPGPKQAGPDGERLRLKDGALYDEALKYCINCKRCEVACPSDVKIGDIIQRARAKYDTTRPSLRNFVLSHTDLMGSVSTPFAPIVNTATSLKPVRQLLDAALKIDHRRTLPKYSFGTFRRWYRSVAAQQAQYKDQVAFFHGCFVNYNHPQLGKDLIKVLNAMDTGVQLLSKEKCCGVPLIANGFTDKARKQAITNVESIREAVGVKGIPVIATSSTCTFALRDEYPEVLNVDNRGLRDHIELATRWLWRKLDEGKTLPLKTLPLKVVYHTPCHMEKMGWTLYTLELLRKIPGLELTVLDSQCCGIAGTYGFKKENYPTSQAIGAPLFRQIEESGADLVVTDCETCKWQIEMSTSLRCEHPITLLAQALS, encoded by the coding sequence ATGAACGACACCAGCTTCGAAAACTGCATTAAGTGCACCGTCTGCACCACCGCCTGCCCGGTGAGCCGGGTGAATCCCAGCTATCCAGGGCCAAAACAAGCCGGGCCGGATGGCGAGCGTCTGCGTTTAAAAGATGGCGCACTGTATGACGAGGCACTGAAATATTGTATTAACTGCAAACGTTGCGAAGTCGCCTGCCCGTCCGATGTGAAGATTGGCGATATCATCCAGCGCGCGCGGGCGAAATATGACACCACGCGCCCGTCGCTGCGCAATTTTGTGTTGAGTCATACCGACCTGATGGGTAGCGTTTCCACGCCGTTTGCTCCAATCGTCAACACCGCTACCTCGCTGAAACCAGTGCGGCAGTTGCTTGATGCGGCGTTAAAAATCGATCATCGCCGCACGCTACCGAAATACTCCTTCGGTACGTTTCGTCGCTGGTATCGCAGCGTGGCGGCTCAGCAAGCGCAATATAAAGACCAGGTGGCTTTCTTTCACGGCTGCTTCGTTAACTACAACCATCCGCAGTTAGGTAAAGATTTAATTAAAGTGCTCAACGCGATGGACACCGGCGTACAACTGCTGAGCAAAGAAAAATGCTGCGGCGTGCCGCTCATCGCCAACGGTTTTACCGATAAAGCACGTAAACAAGCAATCACGAATGTAGAGTCGATCCGCGAAGCGGTAGGGGTAAAAGGCATTCCGGTGATTGCCACCTCCTCAACCTGTACATTTGCCCTGCGTGACGAATACCCGGAAGTGCTGAATGTCGACAACAGAGGCTTGCGCGATCATATCGAACTGGCGACCCGCTGGCTGTGGCGCAAGCTGGACGAAGGTAAAACGTTACCGCTGAAAACGCTGCCGCTAAAAGTGGTTTACCACACCCCGTGCCATATGGAAAAAATGGGCTGGACGCTCTACACCCTGGAGCTGTTGCGTAAAATCCCGGGGCTTGAGTTAACGGTGCTGGATTCCCAGTGCTGCGGTATTGCCGGAACTTACGGTTTCAAAAAAGAGAACTACCCAACCTCACAAGCCATCGGCGCACCACTGTTCCGCCAGATAGAAGAGAGCGGGGCAGATCTGGTGGTCACCGACTGCGAAACCTGCAAATGGCAGATTGAGATGTCCACGAGCCTTCGCTGCGAGCACCCGATTACGCTGCTGGCCCAGGCGCTGTCTTAA
- the yfaV gene encoding MFS transporter, protein MSTALLDAVVKKNRARLIPFMLALYVLAFLDRSNIGFAKQTYQIDTGLSNEAYALGAGIFFVVYAFLGVPANLLMRKLGARTWIGTTTLLWGFLSAAMAWADTEAKFLIVRTLLGAAEAGFFPGMIYLTSQWFPQRNRASIMGLFYMGAPLALTLGSPLSGALLEMHGFMGHPGWFWMFVIEGLLAVGAGVFTFFWLDDTPEQTRFLSKEEKTLLINQLASEEQQKVTSRLSDALRNGRVWQLAIIYLTIQVAVYGLIFFLPTQVAALLGTKVGFTASVVTAIPWVAALFGTWLIPRYSDKTGERRNVAALTLLAAGIGIGLSGLLSPVLAIVALCVAAIGFIAVQPVFWTMPTQLLSGTALAAGIGFVNLFGAVGGFIAPILRVKAETLFASDAAGLLTLAAVAVIGSLIIFTLRVNRTVAQTDVAHH, encoded by the coding sequence ATGAGCACCGCTTTGCTTGACGCCGTGGTGAAGAAAAACCGTGCGCGTTTAATTCCGTTTATGTTGGCGCTGTATGTGCTGGCGTTTCTCGACCGTTCGAATATCGGTTTTGCCAAACAGACCTACCAGATTGATACCGGGCTGAGTAATGAAGCTTATGCGCTGGGAGCAGGCATTTTTTTTGTGGTATATGCGTTTCTGGGTGTTCCGGCGAATCTTTTGATGCGCAAACTGGGGGCAAGAACCTGGATTGGTACGACAACACTGCTGTGGGGATTTCTTTCGGCAGCCATGGCATGGGCCGATACTGAAGCGAAATTTCTGATCGTTCGCACTCTGCTTGGTGCTGCGGAGGCCGGGTTCTTCCCTGGTATGATTTATCTCACCTCGCAATGGTTTCCGCAGCGTAATCGCGCCAGCATTATGGGGCTGTTCTATATGGGCGCACCGTTGGCGTTAACACTGGGATCACCGCTTTCCGGCGCGCTGCTGGAGATGCATGGATTTATGGGGCATCCCGGCTGGTTCTGGATGTTTGTGATTGAAGGATTGCTGGCAGTCGGCGCTGGTGTATTCACATTCTTTTGGCTTGATGACACGCCGGAGCAGACTCGTTTTCTGAGTAAAGAAGAAAAAACGTTGCTTATCAACCAACTGGCAAGTGAAGAACAACAGAAAGTGACTTCTCGACTGAGCGATGCGCTGCGTAATGGGCGAGTCTGGCAACTGGCGATTATCTACCTGACCATTCAGGTGGCGGTTTACGGATTAATTTTCTTCCTGCCGACGCAGGTTGCTGCATTGTTGGGGACAAAAGTGGGCTTTACGGCGTCGGTGGTCACCGCCATTCCGTGGGTCGCGGCCTTGTTTGGGACCTGGCTTATTCCGCGCTATTCCGATAAAACCGGCGAACGGCGTAATGTCGCGGCGCTGACATTACTGGCGGCGGGCATTGGTATTGGTCTCTCCGGGCTGCTTTCTCCAGTACTGGCGATCGTAGCGCTGTGTGTTGCAGCCATCGGGTTTATTGCCGTGCAGCCGGTGTTCTGGACGATGCCGACACAACTGCTTTCCGGTACGGCGCTGGCGGCGGGGATTGGTTTTGTAAACCTGTTTGGTGCAGTGGGCGGGTTTATTGCCCCGATCCTGCGCGTGAAAGCAGAAACGTTGTTTGCCAGCGATGCGGCTGGATTACTGACGCTGGCAGCGGTGGCGGTCATCGGTTCGCTGATTATTTTCACTCTGCGTGTAAATCGCACTGTTGCGCAGACCGACGTGGCACATCATTAA
- the yfaU gene encoding 2-keto-3-deoxy-L-rhamnonate aldolase, translating to MNALLTNPFKERLRKGEVQIGLWLSSTTSYMAEIAATSGYDWLLIDGEHAPNTIQDLYHQLQAVAPYASQPVIRPVEASKSLIKQVLDIGAQTLLIPMVDTADQARQVVSATRYPPYGERGVGASVARAARWGRIENYMAQVNDSLCLLVQVESKTALDNLDEILDVEGIDGVFIGPADLSASLGYPDNAGHPEVQRIIETSIRRIRAAGKAAGFLAVAPDMAQQCLAWGANFVAVGVDTMLYSDALDQRLAMFKSGKNGPRIKGSY from the coding sequence ATGAACGCATTATTAACCAATCCCTTTAAAGAACGTTTACGCAAGGGCGAAGTGCAAATTGGTCTGTGGTTAAGCTCGACTACTTCTTATATGGCAGAAATTGCCGCCACCTCCGGTTATGACTGGTTGCTGATTGACGGGGAGCACGCGCCAAACACCATTCAGGATCTTTATCACCAGCTACAGGCGGTAGCGCCCTATGCCAGCCAACCCGTGATCCGTCCGGTGGAAGCCAGTAAGTCGCTGATTAAACAAGTCCTGGATATTGGCGCGCAAACTCTACTGATCCCGATGGTCGATACTGCCGATCAGGCACGTCAGGTGGTGTCTGCCACGCGCTATCCTCCCTACGGTGAGCGTGGTGTCGGGGCCAGTGTGGCACGGGCTGCGCGCTGGGGACGCATTGAGAATTACATGGCGCAAGTCAACGATTCGCTTTGTCTGTTGGTGCAGGTGGAAAGTAAAACAGCACTGGATAACCTGGACGAAATCCTCGACGTCGAAGGGATTGACGGCGTGTTTATTGGACCTGCGGATCTTTCTGCCTCGTTGGGCTACCCGGATAACGCCGGGCACCCGGAAGTGCAGCGAATTATTGAAACCAGTATTCGGCGGATCCGTGCTGCGGGTAAAGCGGCTGGTTTTCTGGCTGTGGCTCCTGATATGGCGCAGCAATGCCTGGCGTGGGGAGCGAACTTTGTCGCTGTTGGCGTTGACACGATGCTCTACAGCGATGCCCTGGATCAACGACTGGCGATGTTTAAATCAGGCAAAAATGGGCCACGCATAAAAGGTAGTTATTGA
- the yfaZ gene encoding YfaZ family outer membrane protein produces MKKIALAGLAGMLLVSASVNAMSISGQAGKEYTNIGVGFGTESTGLALSGNWTHNDDDGDVAGVGLGLNLPLGPLMATVGGKGIYTNPNDGDEGYAAAVGGGLQWKIGNSFRLFGEYYYSPDSLSSGIQSYEEANAGARYTIMRPVSIEAGYRYLNLSGKDGNRDNAVADGPYVGVNASF; encoded by the coding sequence ATGAAAAAAATTGCGCTAGCAGGTCTGGCCGGAATGCTGTTGGTTTCTGCATCGGTCAATGCAATGAGTATCAGCGGTCAGGCGGGTAAAGAATACACCAATATTGGTGTCGGTTTTGGTACGGAATCGACGGGCCTGGCGTTAAGCGGTAACTGGACACATAACGACGACGACGGTGACGTCGCGGGTGTGGGGCTGGGGTTGAATCTGCCTCTTGGTCCGTTAATGGCGACCGTTGGCGGTAAAGGTATTTATACCAATCCGAATGATGGTGATGAAGGCTATGCCGCTGCTGTTGGTGGTGGTTTGCAGTGGAAAATTGGCAACAGCTTCCGTTTGTTTGGCGAGTATTACTACTCTCCAGATTCGCTCTCCAGCGGTATTCAAAGTTATGAGGAAGCGAATGCTGGTGCGCGTTACACCATTATGCGTCCAGTCAGTATTGAGGCGGGTTATCGCTATCTGAATCTGTCGGGTAAAGATGGTAACCGCGACAACGCCGTGGCTGACGGTCCATATGTTGGGGTTAACGCCAGTTTCTGA
- the arnB gene encoding UDP-4-amino-4-deoxy-L-arabinose aminotransferase, which translates to MSEFLPFSRPAMGEEELAAVKEVLESGWITTGPKNQALEQAFCQLTGNQHAIAVSSATAGMHIMLMALGIGKGDEVITPSLTWVSTLNMISLLGATPVMVDVNRDTLMVTPELIEAAITSRTKAIIPVHYAGAPADIDAIRAIGERYGIAVIEDAAHAVGTYYKGRHIGAKGTAIFSFHAIKNITCAEGGLIVTDDENLACQLRMLKFHGLGVDAYDRQTWGRAPQAEVLTPGYKYNLTDINAAIALTQLAKLEHLNTRRREIALQYQQALAALPFQPLSLPAWPHVHAWHLFIIRVDEQRCGISRDALMEALKERGIGTGLHFRAAHTQKYYRERFPELSLPNTEWNSERICSLPLFPDMTTADADRVITALQQLAGQ; encoded by the coding sequence ATGTCAGAATTTTTGCCTTTTTCGCGACCAGCAATGGGCGAGGAGGAACTCGCTGCAGTTAAAGAGGTTCTCGAATCCGGTTGGATCACAACCGGTCCGAAGAATCAGGCGCTTGAACAAGCCTTTTGCCAATTGACGGGAAATCAGCATGCCATCGCGGTCAGTTCAGCCACCGCAGGAATGCATATCATGCTGATGGCGTTGGGAATTGGCAAGGGCGATGAAGTGATTACGCCTTCCCTGACCTGGGTTTCAACGCTCAATATGATCTCCTTGTTGGGTGCAACGCCGGTAATGGTGGATGTTAACCGCGATACGCTGATGGTCACGCCAGAATTGATAGAAGCAGCCATTACGTCACGCACTAAAGCCATCATTCCGGTGCATTATGCCGGTGCGCCAGCAGATATTGACGCTATTCGCGCCATTGGCGAACGTTACGGCATCGCGGTTATCGAAGATGCGGCCCATGCCGTCGGTACATATTACAAAGGCCGACATATTGGCGCGAAAGGTACCGCTATTTTTTCGTTTCACGCCATCAAAAATATTACCTGTGCGGAAGGTGGGTTGATTGTTACCGATGATGAAAACCTCGCCTGCCAGCTACGGATGCTGAAATTTCACGGTCTGGGTGTCGATGCATATGACAGACAAACCTGGGGCCGTGCACCGCAAGCTGAAGTCTTAACGCCGGGCTATAAGTATAATCTGACCGATATTAACGCCGCGATTGCCCTGACCCAGTTAGCCAAATTAGAGCACCTCAACACCCGTCGGCGCGAAATTGCTCTGCAATATCAGCAAGCTCTGGCAGCTCTCCCCTTTCAGCCATTAAGCCTTCCCGCCTGGCCGCACGTTCACGCCTGGCATCTGTTTATTATTCGTGTCGATGAACAACGTTGTGGTATCAGTCGCGATGCGTTGATGGAAGCGTTAAAAGAAAGAGGCATTGGTACCGGGTTACATTTCCGCGCCGCTCACACGCAAAAATATTATCGCGAGCGTTTTCCCGAGCTGTCGTTACCGAATACCGAATGGAATAGCGAACGCATCTGTTCGTTGCCGCTGTTCCCGGATATGACCACCGCCGATGCCGACCGCGTCATCACAGCCCTTCAGCAACTCGCAGGACAATAA